A single genomic interval of Nonomuraea rubra harbors:
- the cydD gene encoding thiol reductant ABC exporter subunit CydD: MHKDLLALMRAERSVRRHLGVTMAAAVLAGLLVLVQAELLAGVLSGRFATGALAVLAAVVGVRALLAWTQGVFAGRTATGVKSALRHRLLERLRELGPARLAAHRSGELVTLAGRGLDGLDNYLTGYLPAIAVAAVVPVAVLVRLFAADLASAVIVLVTLPLIPVFGALVGMTTKAVTERQFVALSRLGGHFLDVVRGLPTLRAFGRARYQATVIQQIADAHRSATMRTLRVAFLSSLVLELCASLSLALVAVPIGLRLLGGSLDLTTALLVLLLAPEAYLPLRAMGTRFHASMEGVAAADAAFAVLDGSGDDARPETAGRAAGSGAPEIRLENVTVRYPGRDGAALENVSLTIGPRERVALVGESGGGKSTLLHLILGFVQPSEGRVLVDGTDLRDLDPAGWRARLAFVAQRPHLFATSVADNIRLGAPSASPDDVRGAAAAAHADFVASLPQGFDTVLGERGANLSAGQRQRIALARAFCRPDASVLLLDEPTARLDGRSEAAVVSGTANLSQGRTAVIVAHRPAMIDLADRVIRIHDGRVISDTSAAHDRTPHSGTTSAARDGSAGAGSRTAQEESDDGRARGRVDAAVVRPEGDSR, from the coding sequence GTGCACAAGGATCTTCTCGCACTCATGCGGGCCGAACGCTCGGTCCGCCGCCACCTGGGCGTCACCATGGCCGCCGCCGTGCTGGCGGGGCTGCTCGTGCTGGTGCAGGCCGAGCTGCTGGCCGGGGTGCTGTCAGGGCGGTTCGCCACGGGTGCGCTGGCTGTGCTGGCGGCGGTCGTGGGCGTGCGGGCGCTGCTCGCCTGGACGCAGGGCGTCTTCGCCGGGCGCACCGCCACCGGCGTGAAGTCCGCACTGCGGCACCGGCTCCTGGAGCGGCTGCGCGAGCTCGGCCCCGCCCGGCTCGCCGCGCACCGCTCCGGCGAGCTCGTCACGCTGGCCGGACGCGGCCTCGACGGGCTCGACAACTACCTGACCGGCTACCTGCCCGCGATCGCGGTGGCCGCCGTGGTGCCCGTGGCCGTCCTCGTCCGGTTGTTCGCCGCCGACCTGGCCAGCGCGGTGATCGTCCTCGTCACGCTGCCGCTCATCCCCGTCTTCGGGGCGCTCGTCGGGATGACCACGAAGGCGGTGACCGAACGGCAGTTCGTGGCGCTGTCGCGGCTCGGCGGGCACTTCCTCGACGTGGTGCGCGGCCTGCCCACCCTGCGCGCCTTCGGCCGGGCCCGCTACCAGGCCACCGTGATCCAGCAGATCGCCGACGCGCACCGCAGCGCCACCATGCGGACGTTGCGGGTGGCGTTCCTGTCGTCGCTGGTGCTGGAGCTGTGCGCGTCGCTGTCGCTGGCGCTGGTGGCGGTGCCGATCGGGCTGCGGCTGCTCGGGGGGTCGCTGGATCTGACGACGGCGTTGCTGGTGCTGCTGCTGGCGCCGGAGGCGTACCTGCCGCTGCGGGCCATGGGGACACGTTTCCACGCCTCCATGGAGGGGGTGGCGGCCGCCGACGCGGCCTTCGCCGTACTGGATGGGTCGGGGGACGACGCCCGGCCGGAGACGGCCGGGCGCGCGGCCGGGTCCGGGGCGCCGGAGATCCGGCTGGAGAACGTCACCGTGCGCTATCCCGGACGTGACGGCGCCGCCCTGGAGAACGTCTCGCTCACCATCGGCCCGCGCGAACGGGTCGCCCTGGTGGGCGAGAGCGGCGGCGGCAAGAGCACGCTGCTCCACCTCATCCTCGGCTTCGTCCAGCCGTCCGAGGGCCGGGTCCTCGTGGACGGCACGGACCTGCGCGACCTCGATCCGGCGGGCTGGCGGGCGCGGCTGGCGTTCGTGGCACAGCGGCCCCACCTGTTCGCCACGTCGGTGGCCGACAACATCCGCCTCGGGGCTCCCTCCGCGTCGCCGGACGACGTACGCGGGGCCGCGGCGGCGGCGCACGCGGACTTCGTGGCGTCCCTGCCCCAGGGCTTCGACACGGTGCTGGGCGAGCGCGGCGCCAACCTCTCGGCCGGCCAGCGCCAGCGGATCGCCCTGGCCCGCGCCTTCTGCCGCCCGGACGCGTCCGTACTGCTCCTGGACGAGCCCACGGCCCGCCTGGACGGGCGCAGCGAGGCGGCGGTGGTCTCGGGCACCGCGAACCTGTCCCAGGGCCGCACGGCCGTCATCGTCGCCCACCGCCCTGCCATGATCGACCTCGCCGACCGCGTCATCCGCATCCACGACGGCCGCGTCATCTCCGACACCAGCGCGGCGCACGACCGAACCCCCCACTCCGGCACCACCAGCGCGGCACGTGACGGAAGCGCCGGCGCCGGCAGCAGGACGGCGCAGGAGGAGAGCGACGACGGCCGGGCGCGTGGGCGGGTGGATGCCGCGGTGGTGCGGCCTGAGGGGGACTCGCGATGA
- the cydC gene encoding thiol reductant ABC exporter subunit CydC: MNRRMGTRLVWAVLAGSAADLAGLGLIAAAAWLITRAAEQPPLAALSVAIVATRAFATGKGVFRYAERLTGHDVALRAQAGTRERLYEALIPPQRPRHGGADLLSRMVDDTEAVQDLLVRCLLPAAAAAMAGLAAVVVGLAILPVAALVLVAGLLVAGVALPAGTAAAARRWSARIAPARAALASRVADLVHGSADLAAYGADGEALAKALTADESLAALERRQARVHAAALAGGTLVQGLTVAGVVLLAQGAGAGSVGTAVLALTSLVAFEPVLPLAAAGERMAGITAALRRLRDVRSAAPATTEPAAPAPRPEAPLTIEIDDLVVRHATPPLTDGHPPLEPGDRPAPDGAEPARGGAGRPALDGVSLRLTPGKRVAIVGPSGAGKSTLLAALMRLVEPESGRITVNGVGLEALAGDDVRALMTGLTQDPYIFRATLRDNLRLAGPGADDEALRRAVRDARLDGWVERTGWDAELGEDGRTVSGGQLQRLALARALLFDPPVLLLDEPAEALDEETADRLMADLLDVTRDRTTLLVTHRLKGLELVDEIVVLEEGRVVQRGRHDELVSVPGYYRDLWESEVLTRR; encoded by the coding sequence ATGAACCGGAGGATGGGGACGCGGCTGGTGTGGGCCGTGCTGGCGGGGTCGGCGGCCGACCTGGCCGGGCTGGGGCTCATCGCCGCCGCCGCATGGCTGATCACCAGGGCCGCCGAGCAGCCGCCCCTGGCCGCGCTGAGCGTGGCGATCGTGGCGACCAGGGCGTTCGCCACCGGTAAGGGCGTGTTCCGCTACGCCGAGCGCCTCACCGGCCACGACGTGGCCCTCCGCGCCCAGGCCGGCACCCGGGAGCGGCTCTACGAGGCCCTCATCCCGCCCCAGCGCCCCCGCCACGGCGGCGCCGACCTGCTGAGCCGGATGGTGGACGACACCGAGGCCGTACAGGACCTGCTCGTCCGCTGCCTCCTGCCCGCCGCGGCGGCGGCGATGGCGGGGCTGGCGGCGGTCGTCGTCGGGCTGGCGATCCTGCCGGTTGCGGCGCTGGTGCTGGTGGCCGGGCTGCTGGTGGCCGGGGTGGCGCTGCCCGCGGGCACCGCGGCGGCGGCGCGCCGCTGGTCGGCCAGGATCGCCCCCGCGCGAGCTGCGCTGGCGAGCCGGGTGGCCGACCTGGTGCACGGCTCCGCGGACCTGGCCGCGTACGGCGCCGACGGCGAGGCGCTGGCCAAGGCGCTGACGGCCGACGAGTCCCTGGCCGCGCTGGAACGCCGTCAGGCCCGCGTGCACGCCGCCGCCCTGGCAGGGGGCACCCTGGTGCAGGGGCTGACCGTGGCGGGCGTCGTGCTGCTCGCTCAGGGCGCCGGAGCGGGCTCGGTGGGCACGGCGGTGCTGGCGCTGACGTCCCTGGTCGCCTTCGAGCCCGTGCTGCCGCTGGCCGCGGCGGGCGAGCGCATGGCGGGCATCACCGCCGCGCTGCGGCGGCTGCGCGACGTACGCTCCGCCGCGCCCGCGACCACGGAGCCCGCCGCACCCGCTCCCCGGCCGGAGGCGCCGCTGACCATCGAGATCGACGACCTCGTGGTCCGCCACGCCACGCCACCCCTGACCGACGGCCACCCGCCCCTGGAGCCCGGCGACCGCCCGGCACCGGACGGGGCCGAGCCGGCACGTGGCGGGGCCGGGAGGCCGGCGCTGGACGGGGTGTCGTTGCGGCTGACGCCCGGCAAGCGGGTCGCGATCGTCGGCCCCAGCGGGGCGGGCAAGAGCACGTTGCTGGCCGCTCTGATGCGCCTGGTCGAGCCCGAGTCCGGCCGGATCACCGTGAACGGCGTCGGCCTCGAAGCCCTGGCGGGCGACGACGTGCGGGCGCTGATGACGGGCCTGACCCAGGACCCGTACATCTTCCGCGCCACCCTGCGCGACAACCTGCGCCTGGCCGGCCCCGGCGCGGACGACGAGGCGCTGCGGCGCGCCGTACGGGACGCCAGGCTGGACGGCTGGGTGGAGCGCACCGGCTGGGACGCCGAGCTGGGCGAGGACGGCAGGACCGTGTCCGGCGGCCAGCTGCAGCGGCTGGCCCTGGCCAGGGCGCTGCTGTTCGACCCGCCGGTGCTGCTGCTCGACGAGCCGGCCGAGGCGCTGGACGAGGAGACCGCCGACCGCCTGATGGCCGACCTGCTGGACGTGACCCGCGACCGCACGACGCTGCTGGTGACCCACCGGCTCAAGGGGCTGGAGCTGGTCGACGAGATCGTCGTGCTGGAGGAGGGCCGGGTCGTGCAGCGGGGACGCCACGACGAGCTGGTCTCCGTGCCCGGCTACTACCGCGACCTGTGGGAGTCCGAGGTCCTGACGAGGCGGTGA
- a CDS encoding winged helix-turn-helix domain-containing protein, giving the protein MDQALPELDPVIHAQARLRVVATLNVLADGDEMAFNSLKDLLGMTAGNLSVHLTKLEEAGYVAITKTHRGRTPVTFARLTKRGRLAFEDYTKAIRTLLDNAGGS; this is encoded by the coding sequence ATGGACCAGGCCCTGCCCGAGCTCGACCCCGTCATCCACGCCCAGGCCAGGCTGCGGGTGGTCGCCACGCTCAACGTCCTCGCCGACGGCGACGAGATGGCCTTCAACTCGCTGAAGGACCTGCTCGGCATGACAGCCGGGAACCTGTCGGTGCACCTGACCAAGCTGGAGGAGGCCGGATACGTGGCCATCACCAAGACCCACCGGGGCCGCACGCCGGTCACGTTCGCGCGGCTCACCAAGCGCGGGCGGCTGGCATTCGAGGATTACACCAAGGCGATCCGTACCTTGCTGGACAACGCTGGAGGCTCGTGA
- a CDS encoding ABC transporter ATP-binding protein — MTVLARAIEVSRRYGDVQALDRVSLDIRAGELVGLLGPNGAGKSTLINLFVGLRRPTSGTVELLGGSPQDPAVRRGIGVTPQETGLPETLRVGEIVDFVSAHFPDREDRGELLARFGLDDLVKRQVGGLSGGQRRRLAVALAFAGKPRLVFLDEPTTGLDVEARRSLWAGIRAFHEDGGAVLLTSHYLEEIEALAERVVVVGSGRVLADDTVRAVRDLVGVRRVSFDAPGRPALPELPGVLGAERVDGRVDLMTTDPDRLVVELVRSGTPFSGLEIRPTTLEEAFLALTSKESAHV; from the coding sequence ATGACGGTTCTGGCCCGTGCGATCGAGGTCTCGCGCCGCTACGGCGACGTGCAGGCTCTCGACCGCGTCTCGCTCGACATCAGGGCGGGCGAGCTGGTCGGCCTGCTCGGCCCCAACGGCGCGGGCAAGTCCACGCTGATCAACCTCTTCGTGGGGCTGCGCCGGCCGACGTCGGGCACGGTCGAGCTGCTCGGCGGCTCGCCCCAGGATCCCGCCGTACGCCGCGGCATCGGCGTGACGCCGCAGGAGACGGGGCTGCCGGAGACGTTACGGGTCGGCGAGATCGTCGACTTCGTGTCGGCGCACTTTCCCGACCGCGAGGACAGGGGCGAGCTGCTGGCCCGCTTCGGCCTGGATGACCTGGTCAAGCGGCAGGTCGGCGGGCTGTCCGGCGGGCAGCGGCGGCGGCTGGCGGTGGCGCTGGCGTTCGCGGGCAAGCCCCGGCTGGTCTTCCTGGACGAGCCCACGACCGGGCTGGACGTCGAGGCGCGGCGCTCGCTCTGGGCGGGCATCAGGGCCTTCCACGAGGACGGCGGCGCGGTGCTGCTGACGAGCCACTACCTGGAGGAGATCGAGGCGCTGGCCGAGCGGGTCGTGGTGGTCGGCTCCGGCAGGGTGCTGGCCGACGACACCGTGCGCGCCGTACGCGACCTCGTGGGCGTGCGGCGCGTGTCGTTCGACGCGCCCGGCCGGCCTGCGCTGCCCGAGCTGCCCGGCGTGCTCGGCGCCGAGCGCGTGGACGGGCGGGTCGACCTGATGACCACCGACCCCGACCGGCTGGTCGTCGAGCTCGTACGCAGCGGCACGCCGTTCTCGGGCCTGGAGATCAGGCCGACCACCCTGGAGGAGGCCTTCCTCGCCCTCACCTCGAAGGAGTCCGCACATGTCTGA
- a CDS encoding ABC transporter permease: MSELVVAHTRLLLLEQIRVPVGLLASALFPAISMVAFVVPFAGDDPKAATMAMGSLMFFGAMANSIINVSITVAQDREQAWNPYLRTLPAGPLPRFTGRILSTLAVTLVSVVPVLLVGIFLTEASITPLQLLLGLGVLLAGTVPFMLIGLFIGYVMAAKAAIGVSQVLFFPMAIVGGLLLPPQILPDFVEVVSPFVPTRGVAELLWAVTAGTTPDVVALISLACWTVVLAIAAAWAYRRDEGRRFS; the protein is encoded by the coding sequence ATGTCTGAGCTGGTCGTCGCGCACACCCGGCTCCTGCTGCTGGAGCAGATCCGGGTGCCCGTCGGGCTGCTGGCGAGCGCGCTGTTCCCGGCCATCTCGATGGTGGCATTCGTGGTGCCGTTCGCGGGCGACGACCCGAAGGCGGCGACCATGGCGATGGGGTCGCTGATGTTCTTCGGCGCGATGGCGAACTCGATCATCAACGTCAGCATCACCGTCGCCCAGGACCGCGAGCAGGCGTGGAACCCGTACCTGCGCACCCTTCCCGCGGGCCCGCTCCCCCGCTTCACCGGCCGGATCCTGTCGACGCTCGCCGTCACGCTGGTCTCGGTGGTGCCGGTGCTGCTGGTGGGGATCTTCCTCACCGAGGCGAGCATCACGCCGCTACAGCTCCTGCTGGGGCTGGGCGTGCTGCTCGCGGGGACCGTGCCGTTCATGCTGATCGGCCTGTTCATCGGGTACGTGATGGCGGCCAAGGCGGCGATCGGCGTGTCGCAGGTGCTGTTCTTCCCGATGGCGATCGTGGGCGGGCTGCTGCTGCCGCCGCAGATCCTGCCCGACTTCGTGGAGGTCGTCTCCCCGTTCGTGCCGACGCGCGGGGTGGCCGAGCTGCTGTGGGCGGTCACGGCGGGCACCACGCCGGACGTGGTGGCGCTCATCTCGCTGGCCTGCTGGACCGTGGTGCTGGCGATCGCGGCGGCCTGGGCCTACCGGCGCGACGAGGGCCGGCGCTTCTCCTGA
- a CDS encoding S1C family serine protease has protein sequence MNANEPREQGTGGWSQFGATPPAAGGFPRRDTIAMEVPAPPPPPPPAGKNRLTTAQKAIAGLAMAAMAVGGGVVGAAVATSFQPEPVAGSSGPSSPSPVFKSASAQLTVAEVAAKVQPSVVMIQGQSGEGSGVVLSEDGLILTNNHVVVGAGQGGQMTVKFSDGKTAKASVVGTDPATDLGVIRAEGVSGLTKAVLGDSDQLRVGDSVLAIGSPLGLDGSVTAGIISALDRTLNLGDDQPQVPPGWGEQQQSAPTTIGGAIQTDASINPGNSGGALVNAAGQLVGINTAIASQAAGGGVGFAIPVNTAKQVADQLISTGKVTHAFLGVSVTDAPGDVPGALVRQVTAGSPAERAGLKEGDLITKIGDKAVDGGDTVVGQVRGFKPGQEVKITYMRDGATHEVGVTLSENK, from the coding sequence ATGAACGCGAACGAGCCTCGCGAGCAGGGCACCGGCGGGTGGAGCCAGTTCGGCGCCACCCCGCCGGCCGCCGGGGGCTTCCCCCGGCGGGACACGATCGCCATGGAGGTGCCCGCGCCCCCGCCGCCCCCTCCGCCGGCCGGTAAGAACCGTCTCACCACCGCGCAGAAGGCCATCGCGGGCCTCGCGATGGCCGCGATGGCCGTCGGCGGCGGTGTCGTGGGGGCCGCCGTCGCCACCTCGTTCCAGCCCGAGCCCGTCGCCGGCAGCAGCGGTCCCAGCTCGCCGAGCCCGGTGTTCAAGTCGGCCTCCGCCCAGCTCACCGTGGCGGAGGTGGCCGCGAAGGTGCAGCCGTCCGTGGTGATGATCCAGGGGCAGAGCGGCGAGGGCTCCGGCGTCGTGCTGTCGGAGGACGGGCTCATCCTCACCAACAATCACGTGGTCGTCGGCGCCGGGCAGGGCGGTCAGATGACGGTCAAGTTCAGCGACGGCAAGACGGCCAAGGCCAGCGTCGTCGGCACCGACCCCGCCACCGACCTCGGCGTCATCCGCGCCGAAGGCGTCTCGGGGCTGACCAAGGCCGTGCTCGGCGACAGCGACCAGCTCAGGGTGGGCGATTCCGTGCTCGCCATCGGCAGCCCGCTCGGCCTGGACGGGTCCGTCACGGCCGGCATCATCAGCGCCCTGGACCGTACGCTGAACCTCGGCGACGACCAGCCGCAGGTGCCGCCCGGCTGGGGCGAGCAGCAGCAGAGCGCGCCCACCACGATCGGCGGCGCCATCCAGACCGACGCCTCGATCAACCCGGGCAACTCCGGCGGCGCGCTGGTGAACGCCGCGGGCCAGCTCGTCGGCATCAACACCGCGATCGCCTCGCAGGCCGCCGGCGGCGGCGTCGGCTTCGCCATCCCGGTCAACACCGCCAAGCAGGTGGCCGACCAGCTCATCAGCACCGGCAAGGTCACCCACGCCTTCCTCGGCGTGAGCGTCACCGACGCGCCCGGCGACGTGCCCGGCGCCCTGGTCAGGCAGGTCACCGCGGGAAGCCCGGCCGAGCGGGCGGGGCTGAAGGAAGGCGACCTGATCACGAAGATCGGCGACAAGGCGGTTGACGGAGGCGATACGGTTGTCGGGCAGGTCAGAGGTTTCAAACCGGGTCAAGAGGTCAAGATCACATATATGAGGGATGGCGCGACGCACGAGGTCGGCGTCACTCTCTCGGAGAACAAGTAA
- a CDS encoding AMP-binding protein: MHPGAIAAVTPDKPAVIMAGSGQIITFRELDEESNRLAHLFRAAGLRPGDHIAFMLANHPRFLAIAWAAHRSGLYYTPVSSRLQTDELAYIVGNCGARVFISSADLAAVATSITDATPGVELRLMLDGVAPGFESYEEAVAKQPVTPIDDECTGADMLYSSGTTGRPKGVKLAATHGPLDEPGMLFKLIQGLFAPTPDSVYLSPAPLYHAAPLRYSLTFQRLGATVVVMERFDAEQYLALVERYGVTHSQLVPTMFIKMLKLPEETRAKYDISSLQYAIHAAAPCPVPVKEQMIDWWGPIVHEYYAGTEGNGFLYVGPEDWLRHKGTVGRSLLGIVHICDEDGNDLPPGEHGTIYFESGGRFEYHGDPDKTRSSQDPLGRGWTTLGDIGYLDEDGFLYLTDRRSYMIISGGVNIYPQEAENVLSVHPKVADVAVFGVPDEEMGEQVKAVVEPVSMAEAGPALEAELIAYCREQLAHYKCPKSVDFRAELPRHPTGKLYKRLLRDEYWPRT, from the coding sequence ATGCATCCGGGAGCCATCGCAGCAGTCACCCCCGACAAGCCCGCTGTGATCATGGCGGGCTCCGGGCAGATCATCACCTTCCGCGAACTGGACGAAGAGTCGAACCGCCTGGCCCACCTGTTCCGCGCGGCGGGGCTGCGGCCGGGTGACCACATCGCGTTCATGCTCGCCAACCATCCCCGCTTCCTGGCCATCGCCTGGGCCGCGCACCGCTCGGGCCTGTACTACACCCCCGTCAGCTCGCGGCTGCAGACCGACGAGCTGGCCTACATCGTCGGCAACTGCGGCGCGCGGGTCTTCATCTCCAGCGCGGACCTGGCCGCCGTCGCCACCTCGATCACCGACGCCACCCCCGGCGTCGAGCTGCGCCTCATGCTGGACGGCGTGGCCCCTGGCTTCGAGTCGTACGAGGAGGCGGTGGCCAAGCAGCCGGTCACCCCGATCGACGACGAGTGCACGGGCGCGGACATGCTCTACTCCTCGGGCACCACCGGCCGCCCCAAGGGTGTCAAGCTGGCCGCCACGCACGGCCCGCTCGACGAGCCCGGCATGCTGTTCAAGCTGATCCAGGGCCTGTTCGCGCCCACACCGGACAGCGTCTACCTCTCGCCCGCGCCGCTCTACCACGCCGCGCCGCTGCGCTACAGCCTGACGTTCCAGCGGCTCGGGGCGACGGTGGTGGTGATGGAGCGCTTCGACGCCGAGCAGTACCTGGCGCTGGTGGAACGGTACGGGGTGACGCACTCGCAGCTCGTGCCGACGATGTTCATCAAGATGCTCAAGCTGCCGGAAGAGACCCGAGCGAAATACGATATTTCCTCACTTCAGTACGCCATCCACGCCGCCGCCCCCTGCCCCGTCCCCGTCAAGGAGCAGATGATCGACTGGTGGGGCCCGATCGTCCACGAGTACTACGCGGGCACCGAGGGCAACGGCTTCCTCTACGTCGGCCCCGAGGACTGGCTCCGGCACAAGGGCACGGTCGGCCGCTCCCTGCTCGGCATCGTGCACATCTGCGACGAGGACGGCAACGACCTGCCGCCCGGCGAGCACGGCACGATCTACTTCGAGAGCGGCGGCCGCTTCGAGTACCACGGCGACCCCGACAAGACCCGCTCCTCCCAGGACCCGCTCGGGCGCGGCTGGACCACCCTGGGAGACATCGGCTACCTGGACGAGGACGGCTTCCTGTACCTCACGGACCGCCGCTCGTACATGATCATCTCCGGCGGTGTGAACATCTACCCGCAGGAGGCCGAGAACGTGCTCTCGGTGCATCCGAAGGTGGCGGACGTGGCCGTGTTCGGGGTGCCGGACGAGGAGATGGGCGAGCAGGTCAAGGCCGTGGTCGAGCCGGTGTCCATGGCCGAGGCGGGGCCCGCGCTGGAGGCGGAGCTGATCGCGTACTGCCGGGAGCAGCTGGCCCACTACAAGTGCCCCAAGTCGGTGGACTTCCGCGCCGAGCTGCCCAGGCACCCGACGGGCAAGCTCTACAAGCGGCTGCTGCGCGACGAGTACTGGCCGCGCACCTGA
- a CDS encoding MetQ/NlpA family ABC transporter substrate-binding protein: protein MKIHRFVGAVALALSLAACGTSQSATDAGTDTAAAQGADAVLKVGASPVPHAEILNFVKDNLAPGAGIKLEVVEFTDYVQPNVQLEEGQLTANFFQHKPYLDDFNATKGTKLSFVTPVHLEPLGLYSKKITDVSALASGATVALPNDATNLGRALKLLADNGLVTLKDGVGTAATERDVTGNPKNLQFKPLEAAQLPRSLEDVDAAVINGNYAIEAGLKPATQALVLEKTEGNPYVNGLVVPAGHEKDPNIVTLGKLLQDQKVKDFIKQKYEGSVIAAE, encoded by the coding sequence ATGAAAATTCACCGCTTTGTGGGTGCTGTCGCGCTGGCTCTGTCGCTCGCCGCATGCGGCACGTCGCAGTCCGCGACCGATGCCGGGACGGACACCGCGGCCGCCCAGGGCGCCGACGCCGTGCTGAAGGTCGGCGCCAGCCCCGTGCCGCACGCCGAGATCCTGAACTTCGTCAAGGACAACCTGGCCCCCGGCGCCGGCATCAAGCTGGAGGTCGTGGAGTTCACCGACTACGTGCAGCCGAACGTGCAGCTCGAAGAGGGCCAGCTCACGGCCAACTTCTTCCAGCACAAGCCGTACCTCGACGACTTCAACGCCACCAAGGGCACCAAGCTGAGCTTCGTCACACCGGTGCACCTGGAGCCGCTCGGCCTCTACTCCAAGAAGATCACCGACGTGTCGGCCCTGGCCAGTGGCGCCACCGTGGCCCTGCCGAACGACGCCACCAACCTCGGCCGCGCGCTCAAGCTGCTCGCGGACAACGGCCTCGTCACGCTCAAGGACGGCGTCGGCACCGCCGCCACCGAGCGCGACGTGACGGGCAACCCGAAGAACCTGCAGTTCAAGCCGCTGGAGGCGGCGCAGCTCCCGCGTTCGCTGGAGGACGTGGACGCCGCGGTGATCAACGGCAACTACGCCATCGAGGCCGGCCTCAAGCCCGCCACGCAGGCGCTCGTGCTGGAGAAGACCGAGGGCAACCCGTACGTGAACGGCCTGGTCGTGCCGGCCGGCCACGAGAAGGACCCGAACATCGTCACCCTCGGCAAGCTCCTCCAGGACCAGAAGGTCAAGGACTTCATCAAGCAGAAGTACGAGGGCTCGGTCATCGCCGCCGAGTAG
- a CDS encoding methionine ABC transporter permease, translating to MTWEEMLPLLWPATAETAMMVGWATLFTVLLGLPLGVALVVFDRDGLRPLPAFKTGLGFVVNVGRSLPFIVLMIAIIPFTRLVVGTTIGTAAFVVPLTVGAVPFFARLVETALREVGRDVVQAAQAMGASRTAIVRKVLLPEALPGLVAGLTVTVVALIGYSAMAGTLGGGGLGDLAVRYGYQRFETLLMIVTVVLLLVIVQLLQSLGDWVARRLSHK from the coding sequence GTGACCTGGGAAGAGATGCTGCCGCTGCTGTGGCCGGCGACGGCGGAGACCGCGATGATGGTGGGCTGGGCCACGCTGTTCACCGTGCTGCTCGGGCTGCCGCTGGGCGTGGCGCTCGTGGTGTTCGACCGGGACGGGCTGCGGCCGCTGCCCGCGTTCAAGACGGGGCTCGGGTTCGTGGTCAACGTCGGGCGGTCGCTGCCGTTCATCGTGCTGATGATCGCCATCATCCCGTTCACCCGGCTCGTCGTCGGCACCACCATCGGGACCGCCGCGTTCGTGGTGCCGCTGACCGTGGGCGCGGTGCCGTTCTTCGCCCGGCTGGTCGAGACCGCGCTGCGCGAGGTCGGCAGGGACGTCGTGCAGGCGGCCCAGGCCATGGGCGCGAGCAGGACCGCGATCGTGCGCAAGGTCCTGCTGCCCGAGGCGCTGCCCGGCCTGGTGGCGGGCCTCACCGTGACCGTCGTCGCGCTGATCGGCTACTCCGCCATGGCCGGCACGCTCGGTGGCGGCGGGCTGGGGGACCTGGCCGTCCGGTACGGCTACCAGCGGTTCGAGACGCTCCTCATGATCGTGACGGTCGTGCTGCTGCTCGTGATCGTGCAACTCCTGCAGAGCCTGGGCGACTGGGTCGCTCGGCGCCTATCGCATAAGTAA
- a CDS encoding methionine ABC transporter ATP-binding protein → MIQASGLRKQYGTTVALDGVDLHVREGEIHGVLGQSGAGKSTLLRCVNLLERPTAGTVTVAGQDLTALGDRELNRARQRIGMIHQHFALLSSRTVAGNVAFPLEVMGVPRAERERRVGELLELVGLEGRGKHRPHQLSGGQKQRVGIARALAGNPSVLLSDEATSALDPATTQSILALLKRLNTELGLTILLITHEMNVVKSVCDSVAIMAQGRIEESGSIADLIRTPGSRLTREIFPLPEPAPSGSVTLTFTGDPGRPVVSEVVRKFDVDLSILGGSIEDLAAGSVGRLRVALDGAEAPAALAHLRDSGLIVEEAP, encoded by the coding sequence GTGATCCAGGCTTCAGGCCTGCGCAAGCAGTACGGCACGACCGTCGCGTTGGACGGCGTGGACCTGCACGTGCGCGAAGGCGAGATCCACGGCGTGCTCGGCCAGAGCGGCGCCGGTAAGAGCACGCTCCTGCGCTGCGTCAACCTGCTCGAGCGCCCCACCGCGGGCACCGTCACCGTCGCCGGCCAGGACCTGACCGCCCTCGGCGACCGCGAGCTGAACCGCGCCAGGCAGCGCATCGGCATGATCCACCAGCACTTCGCGCTGCTCTCCTCGCGCACGGTCGCCGGGAACGTGGCCTTCCCGCTGGAGGTCATGGGCGTGCCCAGGGCCGAGCGCGAGCGCCGCGTCGGCGAGCTGCTGGAGCTGGTCGGCCTGGAGGGCCGCGGCAAGCACCGCCCCCACCAGCTCTCCGGCGGGCAGAAGCAGCGCGTCGGCATCGCCAGGGCGCTGGCGGGCAACCCGTCGGTGCTGCTGTCGGACGAGGCCACCTCGGCGCTCGACCCGGCCACCACGCAGTCGATCCTGGCCCTGCTCAAGCGGCTGAACACGGAGCTGGGCCTGACGATCCTGCTCATCACCCACGAGATGAACGTGGTCAAGAGCGTCTGCGACTCGGTCGCCATCATGGCGCAGGGCCGCATCGAGGAGTCCGGCTCCATCGCCGACCTGATCAGGACGCCCGGCTCCCGCCTGACCAGGGAGATCTTCCCGCTGCCCGAGCCCGCGCCGTCCGGCTCGGTGACGCTGACGTTCACCGGCGACCCGGGCCGGCCCGTGGTGTCGGAGGTGGTGCGCAAGTTCGACGTGGACCTGAGCATCCTGGGCGGCTCCATCGAGGACCTGGCCGCGGGATCCGTCGGCCGCCTGCGGGTGGCGCTGGACGGGGCCGAGGCCCCCGCCGCGCTGGCGCACCTGCGTGATTCCGGGCTGATCGTGGAGGAGGCGCCGTGA